The following are encoded in a window of Microcaecilia unicolor chromosome 14, aMicUni1.1, whole genome shotgun sequence genomic DNA:
- the LOC115457493 gene encoding uncharacterized protein LOC115457493, with protein MRLCLKKYLWFFPSSEDNVEEKPPDQKIKARMQPAKPSMDVCRGSRHREQENKSCWAKPCYIDRLEEHVLNMRDTDEEKAFRYRHHRVQADRHCRRECERASGTYSHRGSTAALGPKRQAVDVKVRPGVIYREVLPHSRPRVIRLDSTPPVGHPDSRPPTARCQSPSVAEHCASATSPRPHPYSKPSGLINDSTLPVNQNQFQYPESLEMVSNPSPVFRPQTPGPIDQGSRPQSQSNNMGLDDPAQYDLSQSLISAPPVSPDIQDDAVGPNPLLHTSCSRRFHTTNYHNNQSSEKPSQIIPDYLSPPRPEEHLQSSRDQQRPALLTQDSQTPSPKCTYSQSSWVLLSQNQDNIEHSTSPLSASHDPHSGRVVYDARALHSHAREPAEVKEMEEEQDKSQVTHVKSAQTEEKATGCEGACTRRRSNLYRGTKPTFNLPPLINTNRYRFQMPEARMSKNPRAQTQKTDYCKPQNSTFNHSVQ; from the coding sequence AAGACAATGTAGAGGAAAAGCCGCCAGACCAGAAAATCAAGGCCAGGATGCAGCCAGCAAAGCCGTCAATGGATGTTTGCCGGGGCAGCAGGCACAGGGAGCAAGAGAACAAGAGTTGCTGGGCTAAACCCTGTTACATTGACCGCCTGGAAGAACATGTACTGAACATGAGGGACACGGATGAGGAGAAGGCCTTCCGGTACCGGCACCATCGAGTCCAGGCAGATCGCCATTGCCGTAGGGAATGTGAGAGGGCCAGTGGGACTTACTCACACCGGGGATCCACAGCAGCACTGGGACCCAAGCGGCAGGCTGTGGATGTGAAAGTGAGACCTGGTGTGATCTACAGAGAGGTCCTGCCACACTCCAGGCCCCGGGTAATCAGGCTGGACTCTACACCCCCTGTGGGCCATCCTGATTCCAGACCCCCCACAGCGAGGTGCCAGTCACCCAGTGTTGCTGAGCATTGTGCCAGTGCTACCAGCCCAAGGCCCCACCCATACTCCAAGCCCAGTGGGCTCATCAATGATTCCACCCTGCCTGTCAACCAAAACCAATTCCAGTACCCAGAGAGCCTTGAAATGGTCAGTAACCCCTCTCCTGTCTTCCGGCCACAAACCCCAGGTCCTATAGATCAAGGGTCTCGGCCCCAGTCACAATCAAACAACATGGGATTGGATGACCCTGCCCAATATGACCTCTCCCAGTCTCTAATCTCTGCCCCTCCAGTGAGTCCCGATATTCAGGACGATGCTGTGGGCCCCAACCCCTTGTTGCACACCAGCTGTAGCCGTAGGTTTCATACTACCAATTATCACAATAACCAGAGCTCTGAGAAGCCATCCCAGATCATACCAGACTATCTATCACCTCCACGCCCAGAGGAGCACCTCCAGTCCTCCAGGGATCAGCAAAGGCCAGCTTTACTGACCCAGGACTCCCAAACTCCAAGCCCCAAATGTACCTATTCCCAGAGCTCCTGGGTGCTACTCTCCCAGAACCAGGACAATATCGAGCATTCTACCTCTCCTCTGTCTGCTAGTCATGACCCACACTCAGGTCGAGTGGTCTATGATGCCCGGGCCCTGCACAGCCATGCCAGAGAACCAGCAGAGGTGAAAGAAATGGAGGAGGAGCAGGACAAGAGCCAGGTTACCCACGTGAAATCAGCTCAAACTGAGGAGAAAGCTACAGGATGCGAAGGGGCATGCACCCGGAGGAGATCAAATCTCTACAGGGGCACCAAGCCCACTTTCAACCTTCCACCTCTCATTAACACTAATCGCTACCGCTTTCAGATGCCTGAGGCCAGGATGTCCAAGAATCCAAGGGCGCAGACCCAGAAAACTGACTATTGCAAACCACAAAATTCTACGTTTAACCATTCTGTTCAATAA